One segment of Stenotrophomonas sp. SAU14A_NAIMI4_8 DNA contains the following:
- a CDS encoding ankyrin repeat domain-containing protein codes for MNVTLHNLTTRFLAGAAWITLFLATGCSATTATSAHDAEGYFEGKALQLAIAAEGGDSDAIRHLVKDEGVDPDKTFSSRDGIPLIAWPLRARSIEGLKALLDAGADPNARESKEMNGELINFDNAMVYAAKMDDPRYLDLLLKHGGDPNTRNINNETLLLQAFLSGNQWKNVQVLVENGADINESNLKSLGSDTVLSWYTGRGGFDYAYWLLEHGADPTISQPVQEGSGKTARQLMVEDIYWEITTPDNLPWQKKCQQWLADRNIPRPPMPEHIRRKREAFNFPSREEDIPLL; via the coding sequence ATGAACGTCACTCTTCACAATTTGACGACAAGATTCCTCGCAGGCGCGGCATGGATCACACTTTTTCTTGCAACGGGGTGCTCTGCGACCACGGCAACTTCTGCCCATGACGCTGAGGGTTACTTTGAAGGCAAGGCTTTACAGCTGGCGATTGCCGCCGAAGGCGGCGACTCCGATGCCATACGTCACCTTGTCAAAGACGAGGGCGTCGACCCGGACAAGACGTTTTCATCGCGCGACGGAATTCCCCTGATCGCATGGCCGCTGCGAGCCCGCAGCATCGAGGGACTGAAAGCCTTGCTCGATGCCGGTGCAGACCCCAACGCCCGCGAGTCGAAGGAGATGAACGGGGAGTTGATCAACTTCGACAACGCGATGGTCTACGCGGCAAAGATGGACGACCCGCGTTATCTGGATCTTCTACTGAAACACGGTGGCGATCCCAATACGCGGAACATCAACAATGAGACGTTGCTGCTGCAGGCGTTTCTCAGCGGAAATCAGTGGAAGAACGTGCAAGTTCTGGTCGAGAACGGGGCCGACATAAACGAATCCAACTTGAAGAGCCTTGGGAGCGACACCGTCCTGAGCTGGTACACAGGAAGAGGTGGGTTCGACTATGCCTACTGGCTGCTGGAGCACGGTGCAGATCCCACCATCTCCCAGCCTGTACAGGAAGGATCGGGCAAGACTGCCCGTCAGCTGATGGTCGAAGACATCTACTGGGAAATCACCACGCCCGACAACCTGCCGTGGCAGAAGAAGTGCCAGCAATGGTTGGCTGACCGCAACATCCCACGCCCGCCGATGCCCGAGCACATCCGCAGGAAGCGGGAGGCCTTCAATTTCCCGAGCAGGGAGGAAGACATCCCACTTCTGTAA
- a CDS encoding ankyrin repeat domain-containing protein: MDSRFRNPIFGSAVLAAALTLLSACTSQSMHGAEGYFEGKALQLAIAAEGGDSDAIRHLVKDEGVDPDKTFSSRDGIPLIAWPLRARSIEGLKALLDAGADPNARESKQMNGQLINFDNAMVYATKMDDARYLDLLLKHGGNPDTRNVNNETLLYQAFISGNQWKNVQTLVKNGADVNESNRRSLGDDTVLSWYTGRGGFDYAYWLLEHGADPTISQPVQEGSGKTARQLMVEDIYWEITTPDNLPWQKKCQQWLADRNIPRPPMPEHIRRKREAFKFPSREEDIPLL; the protein is encoded by the coding sequence ATGGACTCTCGCTTTCGTAATCCCATCTTCGGTTCCGCCGTATTGGCGGCAGCGTTGACTCTGCTTTCAGCATGCACGTCGCAGTCGATGCATGGCGCTGAGGGTTACTTTGAAGGCAAGGCTTTACAGCTGGCGATTGCCGCCGAAGGCGGCGACTCCGATGCCATACGTCACCTTGTCAAAGACGAGGGCGTCGACCCGGACAAGACGTTTTCATCGCGCGACGGAATTCCCCTGATCGCATGGCCGCTGCGAGCCCGCAGCATCGAGGGACTGAAAGCCTTGCTCGATGCCGGTGCAGACCCCAATGCCCGCGAGTCCAAGCAGATGAACGGGCAGTTGATCAACTTCGACAACGCGATGGTCTACGCGACGAAGATGGACGACGCGCGCTATCTGGATCTTCTGCTTAAGCATGGCGGAAATCCCGATACGCGCAACGTCAACAATGAGACGCTTCTCTACCAGGCGTTCATCAGCGGAAATCAATGGAAGAATGTCCAGACGCTGGTGAAAAACGGCGCAGATGTAAATGAATCCAATCGCCGCAGCTTGGGTGACGACACCGTCCTGAGCTGGTACACAGGAAGAGGTGGATTCGACTATGCCTACTGGCTGCTGGAGCACGGAGCAGATCCCACCATCTCCCAACCTGTCCAGGAAGGATCGGGCAAGACTGCGCGTCAGCTGATGGTCGAAGACATCTACTGGGAAATCACCACGCCCGACAACCTGCCGTGGCAGAAGAAGTGCCAGCAATGGTTGGCTGACCGCAACATCCCACGCCCGCCGATGCCCGAGCACATCCGCAGAAAGCGGGAGGCCTTCAAGTTCCCCAGCCGGGAAGAAGACATCCCGCTGCTGTAG
- the yegS gene encoding lipid kinase YegS produces MSTPRWRLILNGKSAGDDDLRSAVGHWRQQGVQLEVRVTWEEGDAERYVAEAIDHGVDVIVAAGGDGTLSAVAETLAHRDEPAEALPSLALVPMGTANDFATSAGIPTEPQQAFALIGQAAARAVDLLRVDADGRTWWCANLASGGFGTQVTVETDAGLKKMLGGLAYVITGIAKLGRIEPITARLSGPDFAWEGGFIALGIGNGRQAGGGQQLCPQALIDDGLLDVTVVPELEGEVAATIGQMLTGGKEAALERVATRAQLPWLQIEAPQALTLNLDGEPVQARRFRIDCVPGRVRMHLPAGCELLSGA; encoded by the coding sequence ATGAGCACCCCGCGCTGGCGCCTGATCCTCAACGGCAAATCCGCAGGCGACGACGACCTGCGCAGTGCCGTCGGCCATTGGCGGCAGCAGGGCGTACAGCTGGAAGTGCGGGTGACCTGGGAAGAGGGCGACGCCGAGCGTTACGTGGCCGAGGCCATCGACCACGGCGTGGACGTGATCGTGGCCGCCGGCGGCGATGGCACGCTCAGCGCCGTGGCCGAAACCCTGGCCCACCGCGATGAACCGGCCGAGGCGCTGCCCTCGCTGGCGCTGGTGCCGATGGGCACGGCCAATGATTTCGCCACTTCCGCCGGCATTCCCACCGAACCCCAGCAGGCCTTTGCACTGATCGGGCAGGCCGCCGCGCGCGCTGTGGATCTGCTGCGCGTGGACGCCGACGGGCGCACCTGGTGGTGTGCCAACCTGGCCAGCGGCGGCTTCGGCACGCAGGTGACGGTGGAAACCGATGCGGGCCTGAAGAAAATGCTGGGTGGGCTTGCCTACGTCATCACCGGCATCGCCAAACTGGGCCGCATCGAGCCGATCACCGCGCGCCTGTCCGGCCCGGATTTCGCATGGGAAGGCGGCTTCATCGCCCTGGGCATCGGCAATGGCCGCCAGGCCGGTGGCGGCCAGCAGCTGTGCCCGCAGGCATTGATCGATGACGGCCTGCTGGACGTGACCGTGGTGCCCGAACTGGAAGGCGAGGTGGCCGCCACGATTGGCCAGATGCTGACCGGTGGCAAGGAAGCCGCGCTGGAGCGCGTGGCAACGCGCGCACAGTTGCCGTGGTTGCAGATCGAGGCCCCGCAGGCGCTGACCTTGAACCTGGACGGCGAGCCGGTGCAGGCCCGCCGTTTCCGTATCGACTGCGTGCCGGGCCGGGTGCGCATGCACCTGCCGGCTGGCTGCGAGCTGCTTTCCGGGGCTTGA
- a CDS encoding GNAT family N-acetyltransferase, translating to MGTAAVLNIRAATVADAGLILRFIRELAIYEKAEHAVQTDEIGIAESLFGADASARALICEADGEAIGYAVYFYNYSTWLGRKGIYLEDLYISPEKRGGGAGKALLKYIARQAVAEGCGRFEWSVLDWNTPAIAFYTAAGAKPQDEWTVYRLQGQALHDFANG from the coding sequence ATGGGCACGGCGGCCGTGTTGAACATCCGCGCGGCCACCGTGGCCGACGCCGGCCTGATCCTGCGCTTCATCCGCGAACTGGCCATCTACGAGAAGGCCGAGCACGCGGTGCAGACCGATGAGATCGGCATTGCCGAGAGCCTGTTCGGCGCCGATGCCAGCGCCCGCGCGCTGATCTGTGAAGCCGACGGCGAAGCCATCGGCTACGCGGTGTACTTCTACAACTATTCCACCTGGCTGGGCCGCAAGGGCATCTACCTGGAAGACCTGTACATCAGCCCGGAAAAGCGCGGCGGCGGCGCTGGCAAGGCACTGCTGAAGTACATCGCGCGCCAGGCCGTGGCCGAAGGTTGCGGTCGTTTCGAATGGTCGGTGCTGGACTGGAACACCCCGGCCATCGCGTTCTACACCGCCGCCGGCGCAAAGCCGCAGGACGAGTGGACCGTGTACCGGCTGCAGGGCCAGGCCCTGCACGATTTCGCCAACGGTTGA
- the rpe gene encoding ribulose-phosphate 3-epimerase gives MSNCLIAPSILSADFARLGEEVDNVLAAGADWVHFDVMDNHYVPNLTIGPMVCQALRKHGVTAPIDVHLMVEPVDRIIPDFAEAGATYISFHPEASRHVHRTIQLIRSLGCKPGIVLNPATPVDILDWVLDDLDLVLLMSVNPGFGGQAFIPSALDKLRVVRQKIDASGKDIRLEIDGGVKADNIGAIAAAGADTFVAGSAIFNAKTSYQDVIAQMRANVAAARG, from the coding sequence ATGTCCAACTGCCTCATCGCCCCGTCCATCCTGTCCGCCGATTTCGCCCGCCTGGGCGAGGAAGTGGACAACGTCCTGGCCGCCGGTGCGGACTGGGTCCATTTCGATGTGATGGACAACCACTACGTGCCGAACCTGACCATCGGCCCGATGGTCTGCCAGGCGCTGCGCAAGCACGGCGTCACCGCGCCGATCGACGTGCACCTGATGGTCGAGCCGGTGGACCGCATCATTCCCGATTTCGCCGAGGCCGGTGCCACCTACATCAGCTTCCACCCGGAAGCGAGCCGCCACGTGCACCGCACCATCCAGCTGATCCGCTCGCTGGGCTGCAAGCCGGGCATCGTGCTGAACCCGGCTACCCCGGTGGACATCCTGGATTGGGTGCTGGATGACCTTGACCTGGTGCTGCTGATGTCGGTCAACCCGGGCTTCGGCGGCCAGGCCTTCATTCCCTCGGCGCTGGACAAGCTGCGCGTGGTGCGCCAGAAGATCGATGCCAGCGGCAAGGACATCCGCCTGGAGATCGACGGTGGCGTGAAGGCCGACAACATCGGTGCCATCGCCGCCGCCGGCGCCGACACCTTCGTTGCCGGTTCGGCCATCTTCAACGCCAAGACCAGCTACCAGGACGTGATCGCGCAGATGCGCGCGAATGTCGCTGCGGCGCGGGGCTGA
- a CDS encoding DnaJ domain-containing protein, with product MRWYGKLLGFIAGALLFRPNPLFGAVVGLLLGHAFDSDWFRLNKENPYRELGLTSEATDAEIERAYRKLISQYHPDKLGGAAPELQQQAEQKSRRINAAYDRIKTLRKR from the coding sequence ATGCGCTGGTACGGAAAACTGCTCGGATTCATCGCCGGGGCCCTGCTGTTCCGGCCCAATCCGCTGTTCGGGGCGGTGGTGGGCCTGCTGCTGGGCCACGCCTTCGACAGCGACTGGTTCCGCCTGAACAAGGAAAACCCGTACCGGGAGCTGGGGCTGACCTCCGAGGCCACCGACGCCGAGATCGAGCGCGCCTACCGCAAGCTGATTTCCCAGTACCACCCCGACAAGCTGGGTGGCGCCGCCCCCGAGCTGCAGCAGCAGGCCGAACAGAAGTCGCGGCGCATCAATGCCGCCTACGACCGCATCAAGACCCTGCGCAAGCGCTGA